In Paenibacillus phoenicis, one genomic interval encodes:
- the gyrA gene encoding DNA gyrase subunit A — protein MAEEKFSQIIDRDINVEMRESFMDYAMSIIVSRALPDVRDGLKPVHRRILYAMSDLGMHPDKPFKKSARIVGEVIGKYHPHGDSAVYETMVRMAQDFSMRYMLVEGHGNFGSVDGDMAAAMRYTEARLSKIAMEMLRDINKETIDFMPNYDGEEQEPVVLPSRFPNLLVNGVSGIAVGMATNIPPHNLGEVIDGVQALIKNPEISSLELMDYIKGPDFPTAAYILGRSGIRQAYTTGRGSITMRAKTTIEEHNNKARIVVEELPYQVNKARLVEKIAELVREKKIDGITDLRDESDRTGMRVVIELRRDVNPNVVLNNLYKHTALQSTFGINMLAIVNNEPKILTLKDVLSHYLQHQVEVVRRRTEFDLKKAEARAHILEGLRIALDHIDEVIALIRGSNSDEEAREGLMTRFGLSPEQAQAILDMRLRRLTGLEREKIEDEYNELLQKIAEYREILANEQLVLKIIGEELQEIRERYADERRTEITIGEESILDEDLIPQEEVVITITHTGYIKRLPVTTYRSQKRGGRGVVGMDTKDNDFVEHLFVTNSHHYLMFFTDRGKAYRLKAYEIPELGRTARGTPIINLIQIEQGETVNAVIEVERFDDNKYLFFATKQGIVKKTPIEDYINIRKGGLIAVNLREDDTLIDVKLTDGNEEVIMGTAQGMSIRFPESDVRSMGRAATGVKGITLDEGDSVIGMDVVVPGQDVLIVTANGYGKRTPISEYRTQSRGGKGIKTINVTEKNGTVVGLKVVKDEEDLMIITASGTLIRTSMEGISTMGRNTQGVKLINIREDDTVATVCRTDKSEEEDQEGEAESSQDQGQAVEGHGSEPGQDPNEE, from the coding sequence ATGGCGGAAGAAAAATTCTCTCAAATCATAGATCGGGACATTAATGTGGAAATGCGCGAGTCCTTTATGGACTATGCCATGAGCATTATTGTCAGCCGTGCGTTGCCGGATGTGCGGGATGGTTTGAAGCCGGTGCATCGTCGCATTCTCTATGCGATGTCGGATTTAGGAATGCATCCGGACAAACCATTTAAGAAGTCAGCGAGAATCGTCGGTGAAGTCATCGGTAAATATCATCCTCACGGTGATTCCGCCGTTTACGAGACGATGGTGCGGATGGCGCAGGATTTCTCGATGAGATATATGCTTGTCGAAGGCCATGGCAACTTTGGTTCCGTCGACGGGGATATGGCCGCGGCGATGCGGTATACGGAAGCGCGTTTATCCAAAATCGCCATGGAAATGCTGCGTGACATCAACAAAGAAACAATTGATTTCATGCCGAACTACGACGGCGAGGAGCAGGAACCGGTCGTGCTGCCTTCCCGCTTTCCGAACCTGCTGGTCAATGGGGTGTCGGGGATCGCAGTTGGGATGGCGACGAATATCCCTCCGCATAACTTAGGGGAAGTCATTGACGGGGTTCAGGCGTTAATCAAGAATCCGGAGATCAGTTCGCTGGAATTGATGGATTATATCAAAGGCCCGGATTTTCCTACGGCTGCTTATATCTTGGGCCGTTCGGGGATCCGCCAGGCGTATACGACGGGACGCGGCTCGATTACGATGCGGGCGAAGACCACGATTGAGGAGCACAACAACAAAGCACGGATCGTCGTGGAGGAGCTTCCTTATCAGGTCAACAAGGCCCGTCTGGTTGAAAAAATCGCCGAACTGGTACGTGAGAAGAAAATTGACGGGATTACCGACTTGCGCGACGAGTCGGATCGCACCGGCATGCGCGTGGTTATCGAGCTTCGGCGGGACGTCAATCCGAACGTCGTGCTGAATAACCTGTATAAGCATACGGCGCTGCAAAGCACTTTTGGCATTAATATGCTGGCGATCGTAAACAATGAACCGAAGATTCTGACGCTGAAAGATGTCTTGAGTCATTATCTACAGCATCAGGTTGAAGTTGTTCGCCGGCGCACCGAATTTGATTTGAAGAAAGCCGAAGCCCGGGCGCATATCCTGGAAGGTTTGCGGATCGCCTTGGATCACATTGATGAAGTTATCGCTTTGATCCGGGGATCAAATTCGGATGAAGAAGCCCGTGAAGGCTTGATGACCCGTTTTGGTCTGAGCCCTGAACAAGCACAAGCGATTCTCGATATGAGACTCCGCCGGTTGACCGGATTGGAGCGCGAGAAGATCGAAGACGAATATAACGAATTGCTCCAGAAGATCGCTGAATATCGTGAGATTCTGGCCAATGAACAGCTCGTGCTGAAAATTATCGGTGAAGAGCTGCAGGAAATCCGTGAGAGATACGCGGATGAACGCCGTACGGAAATTACGATCGGTGAAGAAAGCATCCTCGACGAGGATTTGATTCCTCAAGAGGAAGTGGTCATCACGATTACGCATACCGGCTACATCAAGCGGTTGCCGGTGACAACGTACCGCAGCCAGAAGCGCGGCGGGCGCGGCGTTGTCGGGATGGACACCAAGGATAATGATTTCGTGGAGCATCTGTTCGTGACGAACTCCCATCATTATCTGATGTTCTTTACCGATCGCGGCAAGGCGTATCGCCTCAAAGCGTACGAGATTCCAGAGCTGGGACGTACGGCTCGGGGGACGCCAATTATTAACCTGATTCAGATTGAGCAGGGCGAGACGGTCAATGCGGTTATCGAGGTCGAGCGTTTTGACGATAACAAGTATTTGTTCTTTGCTACGAAGCAAGGGATCGTCAAGAAGACGCCAATCGAAGACTATATCAACATTCGCAAGGGCGGATTGATTGCCGTCAACCTGCGCGAAGACGATACGTTAATCGACGTGAAGCTGACCGATGGCAATGAAGAAGTGATCATGGGTACAGCACAAGGCATGTCGATCCGGTTCCCAGAAAGCGATGTACGCTCTATGGGCCGGGCAGCTACCGGTGTTAAAGGGATCACGCTGGATGAAGGCGACTCTGTCATCGGCATGGACGTTGTGGTTCCGGGGCAGGATGTCTTGATCGTAACCGCGAATGGTTACGGCAAGCGGACGCCGATCTCCGAATATCGCACGCAAAGCCGCGGCGGTAAGGGGATCAAAACGATCAATGTCACGGAGAAGAACGGTACGGTTGTCGGACTCAAGGTCGTTAAGGATGAAGAGGACCTGATGATCATTACCGCGAGCGGTACGCTGATCCGAACGAGCATGGAGGGGATCTCCACCATGGGCCGGAACACGCAAGGCGTGAAGCTGATCAACATCCGCGAAGACGATACCGTAGCGACGGTTTGCCGCACGGACAAGAGTGAGGAAGAAGACCAAGAGGGAGAAGCTGAGTCCTCCCAGGACCAAGGGCAAGCGGTTGAAGGCCATGGTTCGGAACCTGGGCAAGATCCTAACGAAGAATAA
- a CDS encoding YaaR family protein: MKIDPGYRPLKSGLGVSDSPAKPVQSKSFADVMQQHGQQATQEELNRRFKEIQMQGDRLARSMTVRELKAYRMMVKRFLEDTVRRGVGLKESRGWDRRGRGKRYKLLDEVDAALLAMADELLETEQGKIELLQKIGEIRGMLINLCF, from the coding sequence TTGAAAATTGATCCGGGATACCGGCCGCTCAAAAGCGGCTTGGGGGTGAGCGACAGCCCTGCCAAGCCGGTACAGTCCAAAAGCTTCGCCGACGTCATGCAGCAGCATGGGCAGCAGGCGACCCAAGAAGAGTTGAACCGGAGATTTAAGGAGATTCAAATGCAAGGGGACCGGCTTGCCCGGTCCATGACCGTTCGGGAGCTGAAGGCGTACCGGATGATGGTCAAGCGGTTTCTGGAGGATACGGTTCGGCGGGGTGTCGGCCTCAAAGAATCGAGAGGCTGGGACCGCCGCGGCCGCGGGAAGCGCTATAAGCTCCTTGATGAAGTGGATGCTGCGCTGCTGGCGATGGCAGACGAACTGCTGGAGACGGAGCAAGGCAAAATCGAGCTGCTACAAAAGATCGGCGAGATCCGCGGCATGCTGATTAATCTGTGTTTCTAG
- the holB gene encoding DNA polymerase III subunit delta' produces MSFQEIIGQETAKQLLQSSLRRREISHAYIFSGPPGSGQMEMAMAFVQALFCTRGGDDACGECLECRKVLHGNHPDLFTIKPDGATIKIEQIRDLQRIFSYRSESGNPKAYIIDEAEKMTVQAANSLLKFLEEPPSPAVAILLSDNGRALLPTIQSRAQWVPFSPVNPETMLQILANEGFSTTLARSAVHLAAGLGPCRDLIQQNWFAEVRNVVLQLGKEIAGRGGSPIITAQQMLFKSGLTDHLDMLFSLFHLWFKDMIHALYHKHDQIVFIDELQFINQHCSSRSAEQWIEAMALAAESKKKLRQHMNANLCVEQFLIAVDGQR; encoded by the coding sequence ATGTCATTTCAAGAGATCATCGGGCAGGAGACGGCCAAACAATTGCTGCAAAGCAGTCTGAGACGCCGGGAAATCTCCCATGCCTATATATTTAGTGGACCGCCTGGAAGCGGGCAGATGGAAATGGCCATGGCCTTCGTCCAGGCGTTGTTCTGCACGCGGGGCGGAGACGATGCTTGCGGGGAGTGTCTGGAGTGCCGGAAGGTGCTGCATGGCAATCACCCCGATTTGTTTACGATCAAGCCCGACGGGGCAACGATCAAAATTGAACAAATCCGCGACCTTCAGCGGATCTTCTCCTATCGCTCGGAGAGCGGTAATCCTAAGGCTTACATTATTGATGAAGCCGAAAAAATGACGGTACAAGCGGCCAACAGCTTGCTCAAGTTTCTGGAGGAACCGCCGTCCCCGGCCGTAGCGATTCTGCTGTCGGATAATGGACGAGCTTTGCTCCCGACGATTCAATCGCGCGCCCAGTGGGTTCCGTTCTCGCCGGTGAATCCGGAGACGATGCTCCAGATATTGGCGAACGAGGGGTTTTCGACAACCTTGGCTCGCAGTGCCGTTCATCTCGCGGCGGGACTGGGTCCATGCCGTGATTTAATCCAACAGAATTGGTTTGCAGAAGTTAGAAACGTAGTGTTACAATTAGGAAAGGAGATCGCAGGCCGTGGTGGCTCTCCTATAATTACGGCGCAGCAAATGTTGTTCAAATCCGGGTTGACCGATCATTTGGACATGTTGTTCAGCCTTTTCCATTTGTGGTTCAAAGATATGATCCATGCGCTCTATCATAAACATGATCAAATCGTTTTCATAGATGAGCTTCAGTTTATCAATCAACATTGTTCCAGCCGCAGTGCGGAACAGTGGATTGAGGCCATGGCGCTGGCTGCAGAGAGCAAGAAGAAGCTGCGGCAGCATATGAATGCCAATCTCTGCGTAGAGCAGTTTTTGATTGCCGTGGATGGACAACGGTAA
- a CDS encoding HD-GYP domain-containing protein: MVSISIEDVKPGVKLMNHVYSPLGGLLLQKGKVLLPRDLDILRAFMIRQIEVEDFVVPERKATEVHESTKLASAGAAGAAISPLTSLHLEYDRMLHLTKSAFQSVLAAELPIYELRNQLEVLVRQLKHYNVLTFMPRNMNEYDYMYHNAILCSITSYLLAQWHGLPQKDWMQVAFAGLLHDIGNTKIDPLILYKPTQLTADEAEEMRMHTTYGYQQLRKTAAINEGVRLTALQHHEKMDGTGYPFRLTGDKIHIYAKIVSVADIFHAMTLHRRYRKAKSPYLVLEEIRSEAFGKLDPGIVQTFVDKVTQFHHGTRVRLSNGSEGEIVFSDRNHPTRPMVSVQGRIVNLVVERHLHIEEVLS; the protein is encoded by the coding sequence ATGGTTAGTATCTCAATCGAGGATGTCAAACCGGGAGTTAAGTTGATGAATCACGTATATAGTCCATTGGGCGGTCTTTTGCTGCAGAAGGGCAAGGTTTTGCTTCCGAGAGATTTGGATATCCTGCGCGCCTTTATGATCCGTCAGATTGAAGTGGAAGACTTTGTGGTTCCTGAGCGAAAGGCGACAGAGGTTCATGAATCTACCAAGTTAGCTTCGGCAGGAGCAGCGGGGGCGGCGATTAGTCCATTAACTTCGTTGCACCTTGAATACGACCGGATGCTGCATTTAACGAAAAGCGCGTTTCAATCCGTGTTGGCTGCAGAGCTGCCGATTTACGAGCTCCGCAATCAATTGGAGGTGCTCGTCCGCCAGTTGAAGCATTACAATGTGCTGACGTTTATGCCGCGCAATATGAACGAATACGATTATATGTACCATAACGCCATTCTCTGCTCTATCACGTCCTATTTGCTGGCGCAATGGCATGGGTTGCCCCAGAAAGACTGGATGCAGGTGGCATTTGCCGGATTGCTGCACGATATCGGAAATACGAAAATCGATCCGTTGATCCTGTATAAGCCAACGCAGTTGACTGCGGATGAAGCTGAGGAAATGCGGATGCACACGACCTATGGCTATCAGCAGCTGCGCAAAACTGCCGCGATTAATGAAGGCGTCCGGCTGACGGCGCTGCAACATCATGAGAAGATGGATGGTACGGGTTATCCGTTCCGGTTGACCGGCGATAAAATTCATATCTACGCGAAAATCGTTAGCGTGGCGGATATTTTCCATGCCATGACGTTACATCGTCGATACCGTAAAGCGAAATCGCCTTATTTAGTGTTGGAGGAGATCCGGTCTGAGGCATTTGGTAAGCTGGATCCCGGCATTGTTCAAACCTTCGTGGATAAGGTGACCCAATTCCATCACGGGACGCGGGTACGCTTAAGCAATGGGAGTGAAGGGGAGATTGTATTCTCCGACCGGAATCATCCGACGCGCCCAATGGTATCGGTTCAAGGCCGAATCGTCAACTTGGTTGTGGAGAGACATCTGCATATTGAGGAAGTTCTTTCCTAG
- a CDS encoding sigma factor G inhibitor Gin produces the protein MDESSVSTCIICGEPKTEGIHIVSEFICDACEAEMVRTDVQEEKYHFFVHQMKQIWVQKNA, from the coding sequence ATGGATGAGTCGAGCGTTAGCACCTGCATTATATGTGGAGAACCGAAAACAGAGGGTATTCATATCGTATCTGAATTTATCTGCGACGCTTGCGAGGCTGAGATGGTGCGCACCGACGTGCAGGAGGAGAAATACCACTTCTTTGTTCATCAAATGAAGCAGATCTGGGTGCAAAAAAATGCATAA
- a CDS encoding YheC/YheD family protein, giving the protein MTIQRIASKWEKTKVIYQKESLRPYIPDTRKYSFEHLRDMLEEYDYVFVKPDHGTYGIGVMSIEKWTDDLSPGSPLQYKLRYGIEYELYPTIEELHDALVAKMGSKPYLIQKGIRLLTYRRRRFDIRALVQQTPRKSWETTGFIGRIAAQQKVITNYHGGGSVMLIEDLLSSYMTPKEFAEKYKEMKSIGVQAAIQLARKFPQLKEIGLDIAIDEQYQIWILEINTKPALFPFKILHPKEVYQKIRRYAIAYGRLKAKSAKAK; this is encoded by the coding sequence TTGACGATCCAACGTATTGCAAGCAAGTGGGAGAAAACGAAAGTGATCTACCAGAAGGAATCCCTTCGTCCCTACATTCCGGATACGCGAAAATATTCCTTTGAGCATCTTCGGGATATGCTGGAGGAATACGACTATGTCTTCGTCAAACCGGATCACGGCACCTATGGCATCGGCGTGATGAGCATTGAGAAATGGACGGATGACCTTAGCCCAGGCAGCCCGCTTCAGTATAAGCTCAGGTACGGAATTGAATACGAGCTGTACCCGACGATAGAGGAGCTTCACGACGCACTTGTCGCCAAGATGGGGTCTAAACCTTATCTGATCCAAAAAGGCATCCGTCTGCTCACCTACCGCCGCCGCAGGTTCGATATCCGCGCCCTCGTCCAGCAAACCCCGCGTAAGTCCTGGGAGACGACTGGATTTATCGGACGGATTGCTGCACAGCAGAAGGTCATCACCAACTATCACGGCGGCGGCAGCGTCATGCTCATTGAGGACCTGCTTAGCTCCTATATGACCCCCAAAGAGTTTGCCGAGAAGTACAAGGAAATGAAATCCATCGGCGTCCAGGCAGCCATCCAACTGGCTCGGAAATTTCCGCAGCTCAAGGAAATCGGGTTGGACATCGCCATCGACGAACAGTACCAAATCTGGATTTTGGAAATCAATACGAAGCCAGCTCTCTTCCCCTTCAAAATACTTCATCCCAAAGAGGTTTACCAAAAGATCCGGCGCTACGCTATCGCTTACGGCCGATTGAAGGCCAAATCCGCCAAAGCGAAATAG
- a CDS encoding cyclic-di-AMP receptor codes for MKLIVAIIQDKDSNRLSSALVKENYRATKLASTGGFLRAGNTTFMIGVDDHQVDDVLKVIRNSCKVREQLVTPVTPMSGTTDSYLPLPVEVQVGGATVFVLPVDRFEHF; via the coding sequence ATGAAACTGATTGTTGCGATTATCCAAGATAAAGACAGCAACCGGCTATCCAGCGCGCTCGTGAAAGAAAATTATCGGGCAACGAAGCTGGCGAGTACCGGAGGGTTTCTTCGGGCGGGGAACACCACATTTATGATCGGTGTAGACGACCATCAAGTGGATGACGTATTGAAAGTGATCCGTAACAGTTGTAAAGTGCGGGAACAATTAGTGACCCCGGTTACCCCGATGAGCGGTACAACCGATTCGTATTTGCCGTTGCCCGTGGAAGTGCAAGTGGGCGGGGCGACGGTGTTTGTTCTCCCAGTAGACCGTTTCGAACACTTCTAA
- the tmk gene encoding dTMP kinase encodes MNHQAKGLFITLEGGDGSGKTTVMREMERLLKEQGVNFISTREPGGIEIAEKIREVILNPQHTAMDARTEALLYAASRRQHLAEKVEPSLERGITVLCDRFLDSSLAYQGYARGLGIDEVLKINLFATKGRFPDLTFYLDIEPEVGLARIAAGAGREVNRLDMESLHFHQKVREGYQILAGMYPERIKTIDASRSKEEVAAEIRGHLYVAIKEIMA; translated from the coding sequence ATGAACCATCAAGCCAAGGGATTATTTATTACGCTTGAAGGGGGGGATGGCTCCGGCAAAACGACGGTTATGCGGGAAATGGAACGGCTGCTCAAGGAACAAGGCGTGAACTTTATCTCTACGAGGGAACCTGGCGGCATTGAAATTGCGGAGAAGATCCGTGAGGTGATCTTGAATCCGCAGCACACGGCGATGGATGCGCGGACCGAGGCGCTGTTATACGCCGCATCCCGGCGGCAGCATCTAGCGGAGAAGGTGGAGCCCTCCCTGGAGCGTGGGATTACGGTTCTCTGCGATCGCTTTTTAGATAGCAGCCTGGCCTATCAGGGGTATGCCCGCGGGCTGGGGATCGATGAAGTGCTGAAGATTAATCTTTTTGCCACCAAGGGACGGTTTCCGGATCTCACTTTCTACCTCGATATTGAGCCGGAAGTCGGGTTAGCCCGGATCGCTGCCGGTGCCGGACGTGAAGTGAACCGTTTGGATATGGAGAGCCTGCACTTTCATCAAAAGGTTCGGGAAGGATATCAAATCCTCGCCGGGATGTATCCGGAACGGATCAAAACGATTGATGCCTCTCGTAGTAAGGAAGAGGTTGCGGCGGAGATTCGCGGGCATCTTTATGTGGCAATAAAGGAGATCATGGCCTAG
- a CDS encoding aminotransferase class I/II-fold pyridoxal phosphate-dependent enzyme, which produces MAEEHNGRAPLVEALLQYQAKKDASFHVPGHKNGQALRSNANVMEELARVMEIDVTEITGTDDLHHPEGVIREAQRLAAAQFGAEETFFLVGGSTAGNLALILSVCTTPGDVLLVQRNVHKSVIHGLMLAGAHAVFLAPQLDAGSGLATIPSEAAVREALRRYPGAKGLLLTHPSYYGMGAPLQPLAELCHAHGVPLLVDEAHGAHFGQHPALPESALAAGADGVVQSTHKMLTALTMGAMLHVQGGLLDRTLLRQRLAMLQSSSPSYPIMASLDLSRSLLGQQGPAFFEGGLAAAAHLRRGLAKQSRFGVVAPPGASGEAAAYTIQDPLKLVIFDASAALSGYELQERLEAEGCVPEMSDDRFVVLALGPGTTMEDADRLLQALDRIAQADSPGNTVRSGLVSPTGSAEKLSTWNNSVHKGHLSEVSEPVPFSLKPLLPGESEAIPVEESLGRQAAEMIIPYPPGIPLLYPGETITEAVRQRLRMLRDSGAKCQGLADPRLQTIQVKKG; this is translated from the coding sequence ATGGCAGAGGAACATAACGGAAGGGCCCCTTTGGTTGAAGCTTTGCTGCAGTATCAGGCGAAAAAGGATGCTTCCTTTCATGTCCCGGGGCATAAAAATGGACAGGCTTTGCGCAGCAATGCGAATGTGATGGAGGAGTTGGCGCGCGTGATGGAAATCGACGTGACGGAAATCACCGGGACGGATGATCTCCATCATCCCGAGGGCGTCATCCGCGAGGCGCAGCGGCTGGCCGCCGCCCAGTTTGGGGCGGAGGAGACGTTTTTTCTGGTTGGCGGCAGTACAGCCGGCAACCTGGCCTTAATCCTGAGCGTGTGTACCACGCCAGGGGATGTGCTGCTCGTGCAGCGGAACGTGCATAAATCCGTCATTCACGGATTGATGTTGGCGGGCGCGCACGCGGTGTTTTTGGCGCCGCAGCTGGACGCGGGCAGCGGGCTGGCCACCATCCCGAGCGAAGCTGCGGTGCGGGAAGCCCTGCGCCGGTATCCCGGCGCAAAGGGGCTGCTGCTCACGCACCCGAGCTACTACGGGATGGGAGCGCCGTTGCAGCCGCTGGCCGAGCTGTGCCACGCGCACGGGGTGCCGCTGCTCGTCGACGAGGCGCATGGCGCCCACTTCGGCCAGCACCCGGCGCTGCCGGAGAGCGCGCTGGCCGCGGGGGCCGATGGCGTCGTGCAGTCGACGCACAAGATGCTGACCGCGCTCACGATGGGCGCGATGCTGCACGTGCAAGGCGGGCTGCTCGACCGCACGCTGCTGCGCCAACGGCTGGCGATGCTGCAGAGCTCCAGCCCGTCCTACCCCATCATGGCTTCGCTCGATCTGAGCCGAAGCCTGCTGGGGCAGCAGGGCCCCGCCTTCTTCGAGGGCGGGCTCGCCGCGGCCGCGCATCTGCGGCGCGGCCTGGCCAAGCAATCGCGCTTCGGCGTCGTGGCACCGCCGGGCGCCAGCGGAGAGGCTGCTGCATATACTATCCAAGATCCTTTGAAGCTTGTGATATTCGATGCATCCGCAGCCCTCTCCGGGTATGAACTGCAAGAGCGGCTCGAAGCCGAAGGCTGCGTGCCGGAGATGAGCGATGACCGCTTTGTGGTCCTGGCGCTGGGCCCCGGAACAACGATGGAAGATGCCGATCGGCTGCTGCAAGCGCTGGATCGCATCGCCCAAGCCGATTCACCGGGGAATACGGTGAGGAGTGGTCTCGTTTCCCCAACAGGTTCGGCCGAGAAACTTTCCACGTGGAACAATTCAGTTCATAAAGGGCATCTGTCGGAGGTGTCTGAGCCTGTACCGTTTAGCCTTAAGCCACTGCTTCCAGGGGAGAGCGAAGCGATCCCCGTTGAAGAAAGCCTTGGCCGGCAAGCGGCGGAAATGATCATTCCGTATCCTCCAGGTATTCCGTTACTCTACCCCGGAGAGACGATCACCGAGGCGGTAAGGCAGCGGCTGCGGATGCTGCGGGATTCGGGAGCCAAGTGCCAGGGGCTGGCCGACCCGCGGCTGCAGACGATTCAAGTCAAGAAAGGGTAA
- a CDS encoding amidase family protein yields MNRYRRGLKLGSVVLLTSVLVTELGIGHLPQAQAASGTAKVTASQTFITGEQFRQSMKQAAGEAGGSFTMPEVSSNRVLRSQAAVLLQQWLGLENAPESFSDVPDQAAYAGSVGAVKKAGLMKGYSDTSFLPGAPLTADDLERLHDRVVSYLKPFVLPEATISELQLAMEQGKVTSKQLIQMYLDRIVKYDDQGISLQAVLSINPDALNIAEALDQERAEKGPRGPLHGIPILVKDNFDTADMPTTAGCLCLKDSIPPQDADQIAKLKEAGAIILGKTNLHEFAFGITTSSSLGGQTKNPYAPDHYPGGSSGGTGAAIAANLAVAGLGTDTGGSIRIPSSFNSLVGIRPTIGLSSRDGIIPLALTQDVGGPIARTVEDAAILLDATVGYDPDDVATSYSVGRVPTSYTDFLDANGLKGTRIGVATELFLESNDQEKAVFEVVSNAVKELEALGATVVNIKIPNLEEIMKYPSLSGYEFKFQLNDYLEELGDNAPYHSLAEIIASEEYDKTQEQSMKAREARESLDTQEYKDIVLKRTSLTRDSLLKVMADNKLDAIVYPTSTQPPALIGEGQSSGNNNRLSPFSGFPAITVPAGFTKDGLPVGIEFLGRAFDEGTLIKLAYSYEQGTHHRHAPVLTP; encoded by the coding sequence ATGAATCGTTATCGACGAGGCCTTAAACTAGGAAGCGTAGTTCTGTTGACTTCTGTATTGGTCACAGAACTTGGAATCGGACACCTTCCACAAGCCCAGGCCGCTTCAGGTACAGCAAAGGTTACGGCAAGCCAAACCTTTATCACCGGCGAACAATTTCGTCAGTCGATGAAGCAGGCTGCCGGCGAAGCAGGAGGCTCCTTTACGATGCCTGAGGTCTCCAGCAACCGTGTGCTCCGCAGCCAAGCGGCTGTACTGCTTCAGCAATGGCTGGGGCTAGAGAATGCCCCTGAATCCTTCAGCGACGTTCCAGACCAAGCAGCTTACGCGGGATCTGTTGGGGCCGTCAAAAAGGCCGGACTCATGAAAGGCTATTCGGATACCTCGTTCCTGCCTGGCGCCCCTCTCACTGCGGACGATCTAGAACGGCTTCACGACCGTGTTGTCAGCTACTTAAAGCCCTTTGTCCTTCCGGAAGCCACGATTTCTGAGCTTCAGCTGGCTATGGAGCAAGGCAAGGTGACTTCAAAACAACTCATACAGATGTATCTCGATCGAATCGTTAAATATGACGATCAGGGGATCTCCCTGCAAGCTGTCCTTTCGATCAATCCTGACGCGCTCAACATCGCCGAAGCGTTGGACCAAGAACGAGCCGAAAAGGGACCAAGAGGACCTCTGCACGGCATTCCGATCCTTGTCAAAGACAACTTCGATACCGCCGACATGCCGACGACCGCAGGCTGCCTTTGCTTGAAGGATTCTATCCCTCCGCAAGATGCGGATCAAATCGCCAAGCTAAAAGAAGCCGGCGCGATCATCCTAGGCAAAACGAATCTTCATGAATTTGCTTTTGGCATTACAACATCAAGTTCGTTAGGGGGGCAAACGAAAAATCCATACGCACCCGATCATTATCCCGGCGGCTCCAGCGGCGGTACCGGTGCGGCAATTGCAGCCAACTTGGCTGTCGCCGGCCTGGGTACGGACACAGGGGGTTCCATCCGTATTCCTTCCAGCTTCAACAGCTTGGTTGGGATCCGCCCAACGATTGGTTTATCCAGCCGTGATGGAATTATCCCACTCGCTTTGACGCAAGACGTAGGAGGACCGATCGCCCGGACAGTCGAGGATGCAGCGATCCTACTCGACGCCACGGTTGGTTATGACCCGGATGATGTCGCCACCTCCTATAGCGTCGGTCGCGTTCCTACGAGCTACACCGACTTCCTTGATGCTAACGGTTTGAAAGGCACACGGATTGGCGTAGCGACGGAACTCTTCCTGGAGAGCAACGATCAAGAAAAAGCCGTCTTCGAAGTAGTGTCCAATGCCGTTAAAGAATTAGAAGCCCTTGGCGCAACAGTCGTGAATATCAAGATTCCGAATCTAGAGGAGATTATGAAATATCCGAGCTTAAGCGGCTACGAGTTCAAATTCCAATTAAACGATTACTTAGAGGAACTCGGGGATAATGCCCCTTACCACAGCCTGGCTGAAATCATCGCCTCTGAAGAGTACGATAAAACTCAAGAGCAATCGATGAAAGCCCGCGAGGCCCGTGAATCGCTGGATACTCAGGAATACAAAGACATCGTGCTGAAACGCACCAGCCTCACCCGAGATTCCCTACTGAAGGTGATGGCCGACAACAAGCTCGACGCGATCGTGTACCCGACCAGCACCCAGCCGCCGGCATTGATTGGTGAGGGCCAATCATCCGGAAACAACAATCGCTTAAGCCCGTTCTCGGGATTCCCTGCCATTACGGTCCCTGCCGGATTTACAAAAGACGGCCTCCCCGTTGGCATCGAGTTCCTCGGTCGCGCCTTCGATGAAGGCACACTAATCAAACTAGCCTATAGCTACGAACAAGGCACTCATCACCGTCACGCCCCTGTACTTACGCCATAA